In Ischnura elegans chromosome 9, ioIscEleg1.1, whole genome shotgun sequence, the following proteins share a genomic window:
- the LOC124165006 gene encoding cuticle protein 18.6-like: protein MAYKFVILAAIAAVARAGLVSNPAVVGTTVSTYAAPAAYGYAAPAYARAAYAAPAYGYARAAYAAPAYARAAYTTPAYGYAAPAYARAAYTTPAYGYAAPAYARAAYAAPAYGYARAAIAAPAYGYAAPSYARAGYAASYGYAAPAYARAAYAAPVATIAHAAPVSYAAPIAKAVVAAPVAKAVAVDTDFDPHPQYSYSYDIQDALTGDSKSQHESRDGDVVQGQYSLIESDGTRRTVDYTADPVNGFNAVVHKEPAVVKAAVAAPVAVKTVAAPVAYHAAPAVAAYHAAPAVAAYHAPAVASYAAPAVASYAAPAVAYGARAYASPYGYAGYGAYGAYGAYGKTLLH from the exons ATGGCATACAAG TTCGTTATCCTCGCCGCCATTGCGGCGGTGGCCCGCGCGGGACTGGTCAGCAACCCTGCAGTGGTTGGAACAACAGTCAGCACCTACGCCGCACCCGCCGCTTACGGATATGCCGCACCCGCCTACGCCCGTGCCGCTTATGCTGCACCCGCTTACGGATACGCGCGTGCCGCATACGCCGCACCCGCCTATGCCCGTGCTGCTTACACCACTCCTGCCTACGGATATGCCGCACCCGCCTACGCCCGTGCTGCTTATACCACTCCCGCCTACGGTTATGCCGCGCCCGCCTACGCCCGTGCTGCTTACGCCGCACCCGCTTACGGATACGCCCGTGCCGCTATCGCCGCACCAGCTTACGGCTACGCCGCACCATCCTACGCCCGTGCTGGATACGCTGCATCTTACGGATACGCCGCACCCGCCTACGCCCGCGCCGCGTACGCCGCACCTGTTGCCACCATCGCTCACGCTGCACCCGTCTCCTACGCCGCACCCATCGCCAAGGCCGTCGTCGCCGCACCCGTTGCCAAGGCTGTCGCCGTTGACACCGACTTCGACCCTCATCCCCAGTACTCCTACTCCTATGACATCCAGGATGCTCTGACCGGAGACTCCAAGAGCCAGCACGAGAGCCGTGACGGAGACGTCGTCCAGGGACAGTACAGCCTCATCGAATCTGACGGCACCCGCCGTACCGTCGACTACACCGCTGACCCCGTCAACGGATTCAACGCAGTCGTCCACAAGGAGCCCGCTGTCGTCAAGGCCGCCGTTGCCGCACCCGTCGCCGTCAAGACTGTTGCCGCTCCCGTCGCTTACCACGCCGCACCCGCCGTGGCTGCCTACCACGCCGCACCTGCCGTGGCTGCCTACCACGCTCCCGCTGTCGCCTCATACGCCGCCCCCGCTGTCGCCTCATACGCCGCCCCCGCTGTCGCTTACGGTGCCAGGGCCTACGCTTCCCCCTACGGCTATGCCGGATACGGTGCTTATGGTGCTTATGGCGCCTACGGCAAGACCCTTCTCCACTAA
- the LOC124165008 gene encoding cuticle protein 18.6-like, with protein MAYKFVILAAIAAVARAGLVSNPAVVGTTVSTYAAPAAYGYAAPAAYGYAAPAYARAAYAAPAYGYARAAYAAPAYARAAYTTPAYGYAAPAYARAAYTTPAYGYAAPGYARAAYAAPAYGYARAAIAAPAYGYAAPTYARAGYAASYGYAAPAYARAAYAAPVATIAHAAPVSYAAPIAKAVVAAPVAKAVAVDTDFDPHPQYSYSYDIQDALTGDSKSQHESRDGDVVQGQYSLIESDGTRRTVDYTADPVNGFNAVVHKEPAVVKAAVAAPVAVKTVAAPVAYHAAPAVAAYHAAPAVAAYHAPAVASYAAPAVASYAAPAVAYGARAYASPYGYAGYGAYGAYGKTLLH; from the exons ATGGCATACAAG TTCGTTATCCTCGCCGCCATTGCGGCGGTGGCCCGCGCGGGACTGGTCAGCAACCCTGCAGTGGTTGGAACAACAGTCAGCACCTACGCCGCACCCGCTGCTTACGGATATGCCGCACCCGCCGCTTACGGTTATGCCGCACCCGCCTACGCCCGTGCCGCTTATGCTGCACCCGCTTACGGATACGCGCGTGCCGCATACGCCGCACCCGCCTATGCCCGTGCTGCTTACACCACTCCTGCCTACGGATATGCCGCACCCGCCTACGCCCGTGCTGCTTATACCACTCCCGCCTACGGTTATGCCGCGCCCGGCTACGCTCGTGCTGCTTACGCCGCACCCGCTTACGGATACGCCCGTGCCGCTATCGCCGCACCAGCTTACGGCTACGCCGCACCAACCTACGCCCGTGCTGGATACGCTGCATCTTACGGATACGCCGCACCCGCCTACGCCCGCGCCGCGTACGCCGCACCTGTTGCCACCATCGCTCACGCTGCACCCGTCTCCTACGCCGCACCCATCGCCAAGGCCGTCGTCGCCGCACCCGTTGCCAAGGCTGTCGCCGTTGACACCGACTTCGACCCTCATCCCCAGTACTCCTACTCCTATGACATCCAGGATGCTCTGACCGGAGACTCCAAGAGCCAGCACGAGAGCCGTGACGGAGACGTCGTCCAGGGACAGTACAGCCTCATCGAATCTGACGGCACCCGCCGTACCGTCGACTACACCGCTGACCCCGTCAACGGATTCAACGCAGTCGTCCACAAGGAACCCGCTGTCGTCAAGGCCGCCGTTGCCGCACCCGTCGCCGTCAAGACTGTTGCCGCTCCCGTCGCTTACCACGCAGCACCCGCCGTGGCTGCCTACCACGCCGCACCCGCCGTGGCTGCCTACCATGCACCCGCTGTCGCCTCATACGCCGCCCCCGCTGTCGCTTCTTACGCCGCCCCCGCCGTCGCTTACGGCGCTAGGGCCTACGCTTCCCCCTACGGCTACGCCGGATACGGTGCTTATGGCGCCTACGGCAAAACCCTCCTCCACTAA